One window of Rasiella rasia genomic DNA carries:
- a CDS encoding DUF6913 domain-containing protein, with protein sequence MILNKLKQKSLRKGKERHLEKRDRSGVNSKVKTIGFLVDEAHFQDFEVLYDIYKDLNVLPKDVKVFSFIESKKKLPSLRQNQVQSKDFDWKGNMHNQNAQEFLDKQFDVLIGFYEGQHEILDHLVAASSANFKVGFSGADQRLYDLLLAVKPTDISAFKSELKKYLTALGKMS encoded by the coding sequence ATGATTTTAAATAAACTGAAACAAAAGTCCTTGCGAAAAGGAAAAGAGCGGCATCTGGAAAAGCGAGACCGTTCTGGTGTTAATTCTAAGGTGAAAACCATTGGGTTTTTGGTAGATGAAGCACATTTTCAGGATTTCGAGGTGCTATACGATATTTATAAAGATCTTAATGTGCTTCCAAAAGATGTTAAAGTATTCTCGTTTATAGAAAGTAAAAAGAAACTTCCAAGCCTTCGGCAAAACCAAGTACAGAGTAAAGATTTTGACTGGAAAGGAAACATGCACAACCAAAATGCGCAAGAGTTTTTAGACAAACAATTTGACGTGCTTATTGGATTCTATGAAGGGCAGCATGAAATTTTAGACCATCTGGTTGCTGCGAGCAGTGCTAATTTTAAAGTAGGATTCTCTGGTGCAGACCAACGATTGTACGATTTGTTATTAGCTGTAAAACCCACAGATATTTCAGCATTTAAAAGTGAATTAAAAAAATATTTGACAGCGTTGGGTAAGATGTCTTAA
- a CDS encoding LOG family protein, translated as MSKLQKICVFCGSSDGNDTQITDAAIALGETFAQRNITLVYGAAKIGVMGTIAETMLRTNGKVVGIIPQFLKKKEVVHLGLTELITTENMHQRKLKMQEISDGFIALPGGFGTLEELFEIITWLQLGLHTKPIGLLNTNGFYDDLLQLLETMVRKGFLKMDNYELLLVDTSISNLLQKMEDFKTPMIPKWLKPERT; from the coding sequence ATGAGTAAACTACAAAAAATATGCGTTTTCTGCGGAAGTAGTGATGGTAATGACACTCAAATTACCGATGCTGCTATAGCCCTAGGCGAAACTTTTGCGCAACGAAATATTACCCTTGTTTACGGAGCTGCTAAAATTGGCGTTATGGGCACCATTGCCGAAACCATGCTGCGCACCAACGGAAAGGTAGTTGGTATTATTCCTCAATTTCTCAAGAAAAAGGAGGTGGTTCATCTCGGACTTACAGAACTTATTACTACAGAGAACATGCACCAACGCAAGTTGAAAATGCAAGAAATTAGCGATGGTTTTATTGCATTGCCTGGCGGATTTGGAACTTTAGAAGAACTCTTCGAGATTATTACGTGGTTGCAACTTGGGTTGCACACCAAGCCAATAGGTCTTCTTAATACTAATGGTTTTTATGACGATTTATTACAATTGCTTGAGACTATGGTACGGAAGGGCTTCTTAAAAATGGATAATTATGAGCTCTTATTAGTAGATACTTCTATATCTAATTTACTTCAAAAAATGGAAGATTTTAAGACGCCAATGATTCCAAAGTGGCTTAAGCCTGAGCGAACTTAA
- a CDS encoding IMPACT family protein, with protein MISEEKDTYKTILKPGAESFFKEKGSKFYGYAFPVTSEDAVKTCLDELKKQHHSARHFCYAWQLGKQYDSYRANDDGEPSNSAGMPIYGQLQAFDVTNILVVSVRYFGGTKLGVGGLIQAYKTSAQLALESSKIVTRTIDEQFLLTFEYPEMNAVMRIIKDENLQIIEQKLALNCKILISVRKKDAERIFNVFDNLYKVGIKNHS; from the coding sequence ATGATTTCCGAAGAAAAAGATACTTATAAAACAATACTGAAGCCGGGAGCCGAAAGCTTTTTTAAAGAAAAAGGCAGTAAGTTTTATGGGTATGCCTTTCCCGTCACTTCCGAAGATGCAGTAAAAACGTGTCTCGACGAATTAAAAAAGCAGCATCACTCAGCACGTCACTTTTGCTACGCTTGGCAGTTAGGAAAACAGTACGATAGTTATCGCGCTAATGATGACGGTGAGCCTAGCAACAGCGCAGGAATGCCAATATACGGACAACTACAAGCATTTGATGTAACAAACATTTTGGTTGTTTCTGTTCGGTACTTTGGGGGTACAAAATTAGGCGTTGGCGGATTGATACAGGCTTACAAAACATCTGCGCAATTGGCATTAGAAAGTTCGAAAATAGTGACACGAACTATCGATGAGCAATTTTTACTCACCTTTGAGTATCCCGAAATGAACGCTGTTATGCGTATCATTAAAGACGAAAATCTTCAAATTATAGAACAAAAGCTAGCGCTAAATTGCAAAATCTTGATTTCGGTACGAAAAAAAGATGCCGAACGTATTTTTAACGTGTTTGACAACCTTTACAAAGTCGGCATAAAAAACCACAGTTAA
- the aqpZ gene encoding aquaporin Z, with protein sequence MKSLKKYFAEGLGTFALVLFGCGAATIASVSESGPEGIGLLGISLAFGLAVVVMAYTIGPISGCHINPAISIAMLAAGKLSAKDTVGYVISQCIGAVAAAGLLYVIATGSSGFAMPEWGLGSNGWGEGYLGEYNMTSALVTEFVFTFIFLLVIFGTTAKNASPLMAGLAIGISLALIHMVAIPITGTSVNPARSLGPALFAGGMALEQLWLFIVVPIAGGLCAALTRNIFLDD encoded by the coding sequence ATGAAATCATTAAAAAAGTATTTTGCAGAAGGGCTAGGTACCTTTGCGCTTGTTCTATTTGGTTGCGGTGCTGCTACCATTGCCAGTGTTTCAGAATCTGGTCCAGAAGGAATTGGTCTCTTAGGTATTTCCCTAGCATTTGGACTAGCTGTTGTAGTAATGGCGTATACTATTGGGCCTATTTCAGGGTGCCATATTAATCCAGCCATTTCTATTGCTATGTTAGCAGCTGGTAAATTGTCTGCCAAAGACACCGTAGGGTATGTAATCTCTCAATGTATTGGTGCTGTTGCTGCAGCAGGATTGCTCTATGTAATTGCAACAGGAAGTAGTGGCTTTGCTATGCCCGAGTGGGGCTTAGGAAGTAATGGTTGGGGCGAAGGTTATCTCGGCGAGTATAATATGACTTCAGCTTTGGTCACAGAATTTGTCTTTACGTTTATCTTTCTGCTAGTAATTTTTGGTACTACAGCAAAAAACGCTTCACCATTAATGGCAGGACTGGCCATAGGTATATCCTTGGCATTAATCCATATGGTTGCGATTCCTATTACTGGAACTTCGGTAAATCCAGCAAGAAGCTTAGGACCGGCCTTGTTTGCGGGGGGAATGGCGCTAGAACAACTTTGGCTGTTTATTGTAGTGCCAATAGCTGGCGGACTATGTGCGGCGCTTACGCGAAATATTTTCTTAGACGATTAA
- a CDS encoding acyl-CoA thioesterase: MKKNLTKLRVRYAETDQMGVVYYGNYAQYLEQGRTEWLRELGFSYKWMEENNVLLPVTNLNINYKLPARYDDVISITTSLKNIPTFKIEFYYEIHNQLGELLISAETTLVFINATSNKLMKAPNYLLEKLT; the protein is encoded by the coding sequence ATGAAAAAAAATCTTACAAAATTAAGAGTGCGTTATGCAGAGACCGATCAAATGGGTGTGGTGTACTACGGAAATTACGCTCAATACTTAGAACAAGGAAGAACCGAATGGCTGCGCGAACTGGGCTTTTCTTACAAATGGATGGAAGAAAATAACGTGCTACTGCCAGTTACAAATCTCAACATAAACTATAAGCTGCCAGCGCGTTACGACGATGTTATTTCCATTACAACGAGCCTAAAGAATATTCCTACATTTAAAATTGAGTTTTACTACGAAATTCACAATCAATTAGGCGAACTCCTCATTAGTGCAGAGACTACCTTAGTTTTTATAAATGCCACTTCAAATAAGCTCATGAAGGCACCTAATTATTTGTTGGAAAAATTGACGTAA
- a CDS encoding GNAT family N-acetyltransferase: MNEPIIRPIQKKDNPAVAQLIRSVLLELNVAKTGTVYEDVSLDCMYETYNQPKAAYFVVEENNILLGGAGVAQLANYDGNVCELQKMYYLPASRGRGIGTQMMQKCLEVAKNFGYEGCYLETMPYMKAAQKLYTRSGFEYIDAPLGDTGHFSCPVHMLKKL, translated from the coding sequence ATGAACGAACCTATTATTCGCCCGATTCAGAAAAAAGACAACCCTGCCGTTGCACAACTCATTAGAAGCGTTTTATTAGAGCTAAATGTTGCTAAAACTGGAACAGTGTACGAAGATGTTTCTTTAGACTGTATGTACGAGACGTACAATCAACCTAAGGCTGCCTATTTTGTAGTAGAAGAGAACAACATCTTACTTGGAGGTGCGGGTGTTGCTCAACTAGCAAATTACGATGGTAATGTCTGTGAACTTCAAAAGATGTATTACCTACCAGCTTCGCGTGGAAGAGGCATTGGTACTCAAATGATGCAAAAGTGCTTAGAGGTAGCAAAAAACTTCGGGTATGAAGGGTGTTACTTAGAAACCATGCCTTATATGAAAGCAGCACAAAAGCTTTATACCCGTAGCGGATTTGAGTACATAGATGCGCCACTTGGCGATACGGGTCACTTTTCGTGCCCTGTGCATATGTTAAAAAAATTGTAA
- the ligA gene encoding NAD-dependent DNA ligase LigA, translating to MNTEEQINQLRAQLREHNYNYYVLDNPTISDYDFDLLLKSLQALETAHPEFYDPNSPTLRVGGEVTKNFETVPHTFRMYSLDNSYSKEDLEDWEKRVKKMIDGEVHYTCELKYDGASMSLTYEDGKLVRAVTRGDGFQGDNVTTNIKTIKSVPLQLKGDYPQKFEIRGEIVLPYEGFIKMNEERIANGEEPYKNPRNTASGSLKLQDSAEVAKRPLECLLYSLVGEKLPIKTQFESLEKARQWGFKVPDIAALAKSTDEVLAFVNYWDKHRHELPYETDGVVIKVNSLQQQEELGYTAKAPRWAMAYKFKAEQVTTILEHITYQVGRTGAITPVANLQPVELAGTIVKRASLHNADQIAKLDIREGDTVYVEKGGEIIPKIIGVDVTKRNTASAPTQYIAACPECDTLLVRAEGEAQHYCPNSTGCPPQIIGRIQHFISRKAMDIEGLGGETVALLVENGLIENYADLYTLTTSQVIPLERMAAKSAENLVAGVAASKQIPFERVLFGLGIRYVGETVAKKLAKHFKSIDALMAASFEQLIAVDEIGDRIAESVLEFFTSESHRTSIARLKEYGVQLSLSEEALANQTDTLAGNTFVVSGVFTKVSRTELKKLIEDNGGKVSSSISSKTSYVVAGDNMGPSKRTKAETLGVAIISEDDFLAML from the coding sequence ATGAACACCGAAGAACAAATAAACCAACTTCGCGCACAGCTTCGCGAGCATAACTATAATTACTACGTACTAGATAATCCTACCATTTCAGACTACGATTTTGACCTATTGCTGAAATCGTTACAAGCACTAGAAACAGCACATCCTGAATTTTACGATCCAAACTCTCCAACATTAAGAGTAGGGGGAGAAGTGACTAAGAATTTTGAAACGGTGCCGCATACGTTTCGAATGTATTCGCTAGATAATAGCTATTCTAAAGAAGATCTTGAAGACTGGGAAAAACGGGTTAAAAAAATGATAGACGGAGAGGTTCACTACACCTGCGAACTAAAATACGATGGGGCGTCTATGAGTTTAACCTATGAAGATGGTAAGTTAGTAAGAGCGGTAACTAGAGGTGACGGATTTCAAGGCGACAATGTAACCACAAACATAAAAACCATTAAGTCGGTACCACTACAGCTAAAAGGAGATTATCCACAAAAATTTGAGATACGAGGCGAAATTGTTTTGCCCTACGAAGGTTTTATTAAAATGAACGAAGAGCGTATCGCAAATGGTGAAGAACCTTATAAGAATCCGCGTAACACAGCCTCTGGAAGTCTTAAGCTACAAGATAGTGCAGAAGTTGCTAAAAGACCATTAGAGTGCTTGCTGTACAGCCTGGTGGGCGAAAAGCTGCCAATAAAGACACAATTTGAAAGTTTAGAAAAAGCACGCCAGTGGGGATTTAAAGTACCAGATATTGCTGCTCTAGCGAAAAGCACCGATGAGGTCTTAGCATTTGTAAATTATTGGGACAAACATAGACACGAGCTACCCTACGAGACCGATGGTGTAGTTATTAAGGTTAATAGCTTACAGCAGCAAGAAGAGCTAGGATACACTGCAAAAGCCCCTAGATGGGCAATGGCTTATAAATTTAAAGCAGAACAGGTAACAACAATACTCGAGCATATAACGTATCAAGTGGGTAGGACAGGAGCTATTACGCCTGTTGCTAATCTTCAACCTGTTGAGCTGGCAGGTACTATTGTAAAAAGAGCTTCGTTGCATAATGCAGACCAAATTGCGAAATTAGATATAAGAGAAGGAGATACGGTATATGTAGAAAAAGGTGGGGAAATTATTCCTAAAATTATTGGGGTAGACGTTACAAAGAGGAACACAGCTTCTGCGCCTACCCAATACATTGCTGCCTGCCCGGAGTGTGACACACTTTTGGTTCGTGCCGAGGGAGAAGCACAGCATTATTGCCCGAACAGTACTGGTTGTCCGCCACAAATTATAGGGCGTATTCAACACTTTATTTCTAGAAAAGCGATGGATATTGAAGGATTGGGCGGTGAAACTGTGGCGCTGCTTGTAGAGAACGGCCTTATTGAGAATTACGCCGATTTGTACACGTTAACCACCTCACAGGTGATTCCGTTAGAGCGTATGGCAGCCAAGAGTGCTGAAAATCTAGTTGCTGGTGTGGCTGCATCCAAACAAATTCCGTTTGAACGTGTGCTCTTTGGTCTAGGGATTCGGTATGTAGGCGAAACAGTCGCAAAAAAATTGGCAAAGCACTTTAAAAGTATCGATGCATTGATGGCAGCATCTTTCGAACAACTTATAGCGGTAGATGAAATTGGCGACAGAATTGCCGAAAGCGTGCTCGAGTTTTTCACTTCAGAAAGTCATAGAACGAGTATCGCAAGACTAAAAGAATACGGGGTGCAACTCTCACTTTCAGAAGAGGCATTGGCAAATCAGACCGATACTTTAGCGGGTAATACATTTGTGGTGTCTGGTGTGTTTACAAAAGTTTCGAGAACAGAATTGAAGAAACTAATTGAAGATAATGGTGGCAAGGTGTCATCGTCTATATCTAGTAAAACAAGCTATGTAGTTGCAGGAGATAACATGGGGCCAAGTAAACGTACAAAAGCTGAAACATTAGGGGTGGCTATTATTTCTGAAGATGATTTTTTAGCTATGTTATAG
- the dnaA gene encoding chromosomal replication initiator protein DnaA translates to MSKTAPSVWNNCLSFIEDNITSQAYKTWFEPIKAVKLTDTALSIQVPSKFFYEWLEEHYVKILKVALTKELGSQAKLVYVIKMENTYGNKQPFTEKIPSANRSSVQSQEVDVPIKNKNPQLKNPFVIPGIRNVKIESQLNPSYNFENFLEGESNRLARSAGMAVANKPGGTSFNPLLVFGGVGLGKTHLAHAIGVDIKDKYPEKTVLYISAEKFTQQYIESVKKNNRNDFIHFYQIIDVLIVDDIQLLSGKAGTQDVFFHIFNHLHQNGKQVILTSDKAPVDMIDIEQRLLSRFKWGLSAELNHPDYDTRVAIIKNKLYRDGVEMPEDIVEFLANNIKTNIRELEGAIISLIAHSSFNKKDITIDLAKKIVDNYVKHTKREVSIDYIQKVVSEYFQMDVETLQSKTRKRHIVQARQLAMFFAKKFTKASLASIGSQIGQRDHATVLHACKTVDNLSSTDKQFRKYVEDLQKKLTL, encoded by the coding sequence ATGAGCAAAACTGCACCATCGGTTTGGAACAACTGTTTGTCCTTTATTGAAGATAATATCACTTCACAAGCGTACAAAACTTGGTTCGAACCAATAAAAGCAGTGAAGCTTACAGATACAGCGCTTAGCATACAGGTGCCAAGTAAATTTTTCTACGAGTGGCTAGAAGAGCACTATGTGAAAATTTTAAAAGTTGCACTTACTAAAGAGTTGGGGTCTCAAGCCAAATTGGTGTATGTTATTAAAATGGAAAACACCTATGGCAACAAGCAACCTTTTACTGAAAAAATTCCGAGTGCCAATCGTTCTAGTGTTCAGTCTCAAGAAGTAGACGTACCTATAAAAAATAAAAACCCTCAGCTTAAAAACCCATTTGTAATTCCGGGCATTCGTAATGTAAAAATCGAATCACAGCTTAATCCTTCGTACAATTTTGAAAACTTTCTGGAAGGAGAATCAAACCGGTTAGCGCGTTCTGCAGGTATGGCAGTTGCCAATAAACCAGGTGGCACAAGTTTTAATCCGTTGCTTGTTTTTGGTGGTGTTGGTTTAGGAAAAACACATTTAGCGCATGCTATTGGGGTAGATATAAAAGATAAGTACCCAGAAAAAACAGTGCTTTATATTTCTGCGGAAAAGTTTACACAACAATATATTGAGAGTGTAAAAAAGAACAACAGAAACGATTTTATACATTTTTATCAGATTATTGATGTACTTATTGTAGATGATATTCAGTTGCTTTCTGGAAAGGCTGGAACACAAGATGTTTTCTTCCATATTTTTAATCATTTACATCAAAACGGCAAGCAAGTCATTTTAACTAGTGATAAAGCCCCGGTAGACATGATTGATATTGAGCAGCGACTCTTATCTCGTTTTAAGTGGGGACTTTCAGCAGAACTCAACCACCCAGACTACGACACACGTGTAGCTATCATAAAAAATAAGTTATACCGCGATGGTGTTGAAATGCCAGAAGACATTGTAGAATTCTTGGCTAATAATATTAAAACTAATATTCGAGAATTAGAAGGTGCCATTATTTCGCTTATCGCACATTCTTCTTTCAACAAGAAAGACATTACCATAGATCTTGCTAAGAAAATAGTAGACAACTACGTAAAACATACCAAGCGAGAGGTTTCTATAGACTACATACAAAAGGTAGTAAGTGAATATTTCCAAATGGATGTAGAAACACTGCAATCTAAAACACGTAAACGCCATATTGTTCAGGCTAGACAGCTTGCAATGTTTTTTGCTAAGAAGTTTACCAAAGCGTCTTTAGCTTCAATTGGCTCGCAAATTGGCCAAAGAGACCACGCCACAGTATTACACGCTTGTAAGACTGTAGATAATCTTTCCAGTACAGACAAGCAATTTAGAAAGTACGTAGAAGATCTTCAGAAAAAATTAACGCTCTAA
- the prmC gene encoding peptide chain release factor N(5)-glutamine methyltransferase, producing MTLKQLKSNFTATLSENYPLEEVATFFNWLAEAYLGYSRFDISSNGPLEVTSNIETKFLDAMKRLQNYEPIQYIIGDTEFFGLPFKVTPATLIPRPETEELVQWILSDFENVAPSILDIGTGSGCIAISLAKNLENAAVSAVDISEEALHIAKQNALDNEVSVNFYQADILALNTLPHTYDCIVSNPPYVRALEKEFMQPNVLKHEPESALFVSNDNPLVFYTKIARLAEAHLSVNGTLYFEINEYLGKEMQDMLKAEGFAEIELRKDIFGKDRMLRCKRH from the coding sequence ATGACCTTAAAACAATTAAAATCTAATTTTACAGCAACACTTTCAGAGAACTATCCTCTAGAAGAAGTTGCTACTTTTTTTAATTGGTTAGCTGAAGCCTATCTAGGGTATTCACGTTTCGATATTTCTTCAAATGGACCGCTAGAAGTCACGAGCAACATAGAAACTAAGTTTTTGGATGCTATGAAACGTCTTCAAAACTACGAGCCTATTCAGTATATCATTGGGGATACCGAGTTTTTTGGACTCCCATTTAAAGTAACTCCAGCTACACTCATACCAAGACCAGAAACCGAAGAGTTGGTACAATGGATACTTTCTGATTTCGAAAACGTTGCCCCTAGCATTCTAGATATAGGCACGGGCAGTGGTTGTATAGCCATTTCTTTGGCAAAAAACCTTGAAAATGCCGCTGTTTCGGCAGTAGATATTTCCGAAGAAGCACTACACATTGCAAAGCAAAATGCCCTAGATAACGAAGTTTCGGTTAATTTTTACCAAGCTGATATTTTAGCACTTAACACACTTCCTCATACATACGATTGTATCGTTTCTAATCCGCCATATGTTCGCGCCCTTGAAAAGGAATTTATGCAGCCTAATGTTTTAAAGCATGAGCCCGAGAGCGCATTGTTCGTTTCAAATGATAATCCGTTAGTGTTTTATACCAAAATTGCACGACTCGCAGAAGCGCATTTAAGTGTGAACGGAACACTATACTTCGAAATTAATGAGTATCTTGGAAAGGAAATGCAAGACATGCTAAAAGCCGAAGGTTTTGCTGAAATAGAACTTAGAAAAGACATTTTTGGCAAAGATAGAATGCTAAGGTGCAAGCGACACTAA
- the ribD gene encoding bifunctional diaminohydroxyphosphoribosylaminopyrimidine deaminase/5-amino-6-(5-phosphoribosylamino)uracil reductase RibD, protein MLRCIQLAKNGLATTYPNPLVGSVVVHNNKIIGEGWHYKAGQPHAEVNAISSVANSALLSEATIYVNLEPCSHFGKTPPCADLIIDKGIKKVVIGTTDPNPKVAGKGIQKLMAVGCDVVVGVLEKQCEALNKRFFTFQQKKRPYIFLKWAKTTDGFIAPEVRDEQKPVWITSKLTRQQTHKLRAQEQAILVGTKTVLDDNPSLTTRDWYGATPIRLVLDRNLKVPADAAIFAGADTTYIFTEQAVEHAANCKIETINFRENIAQQICDVLYRDGIQSLIVEGGSRTLQTFIDAKLWDEAFVYTGSNNFKTGTVAPKLEGAIIAKNVINSDTLIHYKNTIA, encoded by the coding sequence ATGCTTCGTTGCATTCAATTAGCCAAAAATGGCTTGGCAACCACCTACCCCAATCCGTTAGTGGGCAGTGTTGTTGTTCACAACAACAAAATTATTGGAGAAGGCTGGCATTATAAAGCCGGACAACCCCATGCCGAAGTAAACGCCATTTCTAGTGTAGCCAATTCTGCGTTACTTTCGGAAGCCACCATTTACGTAAATTTAGAGCCCTGTAGTCATTTTGGAAAGACTCCTCCCTGTGCCGATTTAATTATTGACAAGGGAATTAAAAAAGTAGTGATTGGAACCACAGATCCAAACCCGAAAGTGGCGGGTAAAGGCATTCAGAAATTAATGGCAGTAGGTTGTGATGTTGTGGTTGGCGTTTTAGAAAAACAATGCGAAGCCTTAAATAAAAGGTTTTTTACATTTCAGCAGAAAAAAAGACCCTATATTTTCTTGAAATGGGCAAAAACTACAGATGGTTTTATTGCACCAGAAGTAAGAGATGAACAAAAACCAGTTTGGATTACAAGCAAATTAACCAGACAACAAACACATAAATTACGAGCCCAAGAGCAAGCTATTTTAGTAGGAACGAAAACGGTGCTTGACGACAACCCTAGCTTAACCACCAGAGATTGGTATGGCGCAACACCCATACGATTGGTATTAGATCGCAATTTAAAAGTGCCCGCAGACGCCGCTATTTTTGCTGGCGCTGACACAACTTATATTTTTACCGAACAAGCAGTTGAACATGCTGCCAACTGTAAGATTGAGACTATTAACTTCAGAGAAAATATAGCTCAGCAAATTTGCGATGTTTTATATAGAGATGGCATACAAAGTCTTATTGTAGAAGGTGGTTCTAGAACCCTACAAACTTTTATTGATGCCAAACTATGGGATGAGGCATTTGTATATACTGGAAGTAATAACTTTAAGACTGGCACTGTTGCACCAAAATTGGAAGGCGCAATTATTGCTAAAAATGTAATCAATTCAGACACCCTAATTCACTACAAAAACACAATTGCATGA
- a CDS encoding low molecular weight protein-tyrosine-phosphatase produces MKKVLMVCLGNICRSPLAEGILKSKVDSNRIEVSSAGTGGWHVGELPDPRSIEVANAHGLDITDQRGKQFSTYDFEIYDHIFVMDKSNYRDVIKLATTPSEEKKVQLILEEIHPGEKRDVPDPYHGGDQGFKDVYNMLDAACDKIARRL; encoded by the coding sequence ATGAAAAAAGTACTCATGGTTTGCCTTGGTAATATCTGCCGCTCTCCTTTGGCAGAAGGCATCCTAAAATCGAAAGTAGACTCTAACCGCATTGAGGTAAGCTCTGCAGGTACAGGAGGTTGGCACGTTGGCGAACTCCCAGACCCTCGTAGCATTGAAGTTGCAAATGCACATGGTTTAGACATAACCGACCAGCGTGGCAAACAATTCTCTACATACGACTTTGAAATTTATGATCATATTTTTGTGATGGATAAAAGTAATTATCGAGATGTCATTAAGCTTGCTACCACACCTTCCGAAGAAAAAAAGGTTCAACTTATTTTAGAAGAAATACATCCTGGAGAAAAAAGGGACGTACCTGACCCTTATCATGGTGGAGATCAAGGATTTAAAGATGTTTACAACATGCTAGACGCAGCTTGCGATAAAATTGCACGTAGACTTTAG
- a CDS encoding DMT family transporter, with protein MMYLLLSVLASTLIFVVFKLFSIFKVNTLHAIVVNYFVACVSGIIAFNGTITLATIPAYNWFFYAIALGSLFIIVFNLMAITTQRSGLSVVSVATKMSVVIPIIFGLLYYKDSLGIYKGVGILLALVAVYLASVKQKDGLAIQPKNLIFPILVFLGSGIIDTSIKYIEGSFVAENDVPIFSATIFASAFSIGILVVIAQAIRGKFRFEFKNIIGGIVLGVPNYFSIYFLVKALRSDLLESSGIFTINNVGIVMLSTLVGIALFKEKLLLKNWIGILVAVLSIFLVALDKLL; from the coding sequence ATGATGTACCTTTTACTTAGCGTGCTTGCTTCTACGCTTATTTTTGTAGTCTTTAAGCTTTTCAGCATATTTAAAGTAAACACCTTGCATGCTATTGTAGTTAATTATTTTGTGGCATGCGTGAGCGGTATCATAGCTTTCAATGGAACAATCACATTAGCAACTATCCCTGCTTACAATTGGTTTTTTTACGCCATTGCTTTAGGGTCTTTGTTTATCATTGTTTTTAACCTCATGGCAATAACAACCCAGCGTAGCGGCCTATCTGTAGTTTCTGTTGCCACTAAAATGAGTGTGGTAATTCCTATAATTTTTGGACTACTTTACTATAAGGACAGTTTAGGCATATATAAAGGAGTTGGTATTTTACTGGCATTGGTTGCTGTATACTTAGCTTCGGTAAAGCAAAAAGATGGATTAGCAATTCAGCCAAAAAATTTGATTTTTCCTATTTTGGTTTTTCTTGGTAGTGGAATCATTGACACCAGCATAAAATACATTGAAGGATCTTTTGTAGCAGAAAATGATGTCCCTATATTTTCTGCAACCATATTCGCATCTGCATTTAGTATTGGTATTTTAGTTGTGATAGCACAAGCAATACGAGGTAAGTTTAGGTTCGAATTTAAAAATATCATTGGTGGGATTGTACTTGGTGTGCCTAATTATTTTTCGATTTATTTTTTAGTGAAAGCACTGCGAAGCGATCTGTTGGAAAGTTCTGGAATTTTCACCATAAACAATGTAGGAATAGTAATGCTTTCTACCCTAGTTGGTATTGCGCTCTTTAAAGAAAAGTTATTGCTAAAAAATTGGATTGGCATACTAGTAGCCGTTTTAAGCATATTTTTGGTTGCTTTAGATAAGTTACTATAA
- a CDS encoding RDD family protein, protein MDKTANAQSRKVDKGVRLTNYLVDTFVILLAWLLISAFLGGIYQNSSLFYVIMFLYYFVLEVVFQKTLGKIVTKTVVTDKYGNKPNVIKVLIRSFLRLIPVDSFSYLFGTEVGFHDAGSSTRLSKDPQ, encoded by the coding sequence ATGGATAAAACAGCGAATGCCCAATCTAGAAAAGTTGACAAAGGGGTTCGACTTACAAATTACCTTGTAGACACGTTTGTAATACTGTTGGCTTGGCTCTTAATCTCTGCTTTCTTGGGAGGCATTTATCAAAATTCAAGCTTGTTTTATGTTATTATGTTTCTTTATTACTTCGTGTTAGAAGTTGTTTTTCAAAAAACCTTGGGTAAAATAGTAACAAAAACCGTAGTTACCGACAAATATGGTAACAAGCCAAATGTTATTAAAGTGCTTATTCGTTCTTTTTTAAGACTTATACCAGTCGATTCGTTTTCGTACTTATTTGGAACCGAAGTTGGCTTTCATGATGCTGGGTCGTCCACAAGACTTTCTAAAGACCCGCAATAG